TCTTGCCAGTAGGTTAAGCCGGCGAGCTTGTAGAGCGCACCAGCTCTGTGAGGAAACGGAGTCTCCGATTCTGATATCTCATCCATTCTTCCACCGTATGGAACCATGTAGTAAATGGTCTCGTCCGCTTCTGGTTCACGTAGCATGCTCACCATGCCTTGAATCGCGTCCAAAGGGACTGCTGTTCGGACATAATCCGACTTGGCTTTGAGCTGTCTGAGGCCGGGTTGAATCCGGTTGAGCAGAGCATCAAGTGGATCGATCGGCATTTGGTTGCTGAATAAGGTGGATTCGACCCAGCTCATCTCGGTGCAGTCTTCTCTCACTAGCCCCAACTCAGGGAAGACTTCTTGCATGTATGAAACTAATCTATCCGCGCCGCCTTGGAAAGCGGAGAAGAAATTAACCTGGACCGTCGTGTCGGCTCTGTACACGATGACTCCGACGAACAAATCCTTGTCGGCCTGAGGCGCCACGTATTGCCAGCGGTGCCACAGCTCGGCGCCGTTTTGCTCTTCCACATTCCTCAGGATTGAGAAAACAGTGACTGTTTCTGGAACATCGACGAGCTGTATCTTCCAAGCAGTGACCACGCCGAAGctggcggcgccgccgcctctgatCGCCCAGAACAGATCCTCGCCCATTGACTCTCTGTCGAGGATGTCGCCGTTGGCGTCGACGATTCTCGCATCAATGACGTTATCTCCGGCGAGGCCGTATTTTCTGAGGAGGGTGCCGTAGCCCCCCCCACCGTAGTGCCCGCCGACGCCGACCGTAGTGCAGATGGCCCCGGGGAAGCCCAGAGTGCGGGTCTTCTCGGCGATCTTGTAGTATACGACGCCGGTGGTTGCGCCGGCCTCGACCCACGCCGTCTTCGCCTCGACGTCGACGGTGACTTCGGTGAGGTTGACCAAATCGATGATCACGAACGGCACTTTTGCGACGTAGGACAGTCCCTCCATGTCATGGCCGCCGCTTCGGGTTCGGATTTGGAGACCGCATTTCTTGGCGCATCGGATGATGGGTGGGATCTGGGTTTCGGATTCTGGGGTTATGATGACTTGCGGCTTCGGAGTGGATTCGGATAAGAATCTTGTGTTTCGGATTGTGGATTGAAGAACAGAGGTGTAAGAAGGGTTTGTTGGAGTGTAGATAACGTTGGTGATCGAAGAGTGGTTTTCACATTCTTGAGCGAAGCATTCAAGAAAAGATGAGACAGATGAGGTTGAAGGAGTTGTCATGGTTTTTGATATATTGAGAAGAttttgagtttgtgtttgtgtttgtggtGTTTGAGAGGCATGCATTCTGCCCTATTTATACATACAAATTCTTAAGGGGAAATGTTTGACAATTCATAGAAAGTTTCTGGAAATAAAACCTTGTCGAAGACATTAAATTCAAACTTCTCAAGCTAGCAGACACGGTTAATActagtagtattatttatttgaatttatttagttaccaattttatttattttttggactACTTAATTTGACTAACATAATGTCACGTGTCCTTGGATGAGAGGACAACCAGGCTATAttataatcttttatttattattcattcactttaaaaattttaattcattgTTTTGTTTGAAAGTGCATTATTCACATCGAATGGTAATTCGCTCAAGGATCCCATTTGCATATTCTATTTCACTCGTGTTATAGTCATTGACTCAATTTGACGTCTCTACGTAAACCAGTTCTCGGCCAAATCCCccctttttcactttttatgTCTTTCTTCAAGAAGTATAATGTCTAAAGAATAATATGATCATAATAATAAAGCCAAATGCCCCCCTTTTCACCTTTTTATGTCTTTAATCAAGAATTATAATGTCTAAAGAATATATAATCACCttgttttaatattatttttattatttcatataGGTTTTTCGGTTAGTGTTAATTACTAAAAATCCAATGTGAGAttaaagattttttaaaatatatgaatCAATCAAAATGAGAATTCTTTTGACAAATATGAATAAAGATTGGAGGAGATGCCACTTAAGACCCTGAATTTTAAGATATAAGCAAGCCATACATGACTATTAATATATcgtcatatatattcatattattttaatgatGTTGCAGGTTTAAAAGTACGCTTGTCAGATATGAAGCAACTATAAATCCAGGTccaacaaaaaggaaaaaaaaattgcgaCGAGTTTAAGGAAAGAAAGAAATCAGACCTGAAGacgaaagtaaaaaaaaataacaaagacACAAAGCAAATCTAAAGATTAGTCAGACCATTATTGCCAGATctgaatgataaaaaaaatagtatataatTTGGACTCTCTTATAATTACTCTTAGACCAAGTTCTCCTTTTAATTTATTAGTGTTTTTTTCATTGGATTTTCGCAAGAAATTTTAACGAGGTTTGAGATAAGGAACCAACACTCATGGACTAATGAGCCTCACTAAAAAAAATCGATCATTTTCATAACGTGCGAGAATTTAAATTGTTATTTATTATCAAAAGTACTAAAACTTTACGtaaaaatttgaaaaactaGAGGTTGTCAATTCAATTTGGTGTGCTGCTGTGCTGCCTTCCTCGATATTGGACTACGTCAATCACAATTTCGAGCCTTCTAGGGATGCTGAAAAATTAATTTGGCACTACATGTTGAAACACGAGGATATGGGTTCggaatatatactatataattaatataactaCGTACTATATcgatattaattattaaattgaataataatGAAGTAACAGATCACGTGTGAAATAAAATATGCAACTTGCATCCGGAGCGAGTTACCATTCGATGTATCTGATCAAGCTATGAAAATATTGCAATAatacgcatatatatatatatactgtcattaaatatatatgatattgaattaaaattcaaagtGAATGAATAATCAATAAAGAAAACATTATAACATACTATTAAATTATTAGTCAAAGCAGTCTAGAAAggtaaaaatacaaaaaatggtgaactaataaatttcaaatACTAATAATAAGCGTGTCTTCAGcttgaaaagtttgaacttggcTTCTTAGTTAGATAAGGTTTTATTTCCAGGAACTTTCTATGCATGGTCAAACAGAATCTGTATAAATAGGGCGCAATGCATACCTCTCAAACACcacaaacacaaactcaaaTCTTCTCAATATTCAAAAACCATCATATCTTCTCAATATATCAAAAACCATGACAACTCCTTCAACCTCAGCTGTCTCATCTTTTCTTGAATGCTTCGCTCAAGAATGTGAAAACCACTCTTCGATCACCAACGTTATCTACACTCCAACAAACCCTTCTTACACCTCTATTCTTCAATCCACCATCCGAAACACAAGATTCCTATCCGAATCCACTCCGAAGCCGCAAGTCATCATAACCCCAGAATCCGAAACCCAGATCCCACCCATCATCCGATGCGCCAAGAAATGCGGTCTCGAAATCCGAACCCGAAGCGGCGGCCATGACATGGAGGGACTATCCTACGTCGCAAAAGTGCCGTTCGTGATCATCGATTTGGTCAACCTCACCGAAGTCACCGTCGACGTCGAGGCGAAGACGGCGTGGGTCGAGGCCGGCGCGACCACCGGCGTCGTATACTACAAGATCGCCGAGAAGACACGCACTCTGGGCTTCCCCGGGGCCATCTGCACTACAGTCGGCGTCGGCGGGCACTACGGTGGGGGGGGCTACGGCACCCTCCTCAGAAAATACGGCCTCGCCGGAGATAACGTCATTGATGCGAGAATCGTCGACGCCAACGGCGACATCCTCGACAGAGAATCAATGGGCGAGGATCTGTTCTGGGCGatcagaggcggcggcgccgccagCTTCGGCGTGGTCACTTCTTGGAAGATACAGCTCGTCGATGTTCCAGAAACAGTCACTGTTTTCTCAATCCTGAGGAATGTGGAAGAGCAGAACGGCGCCGAGCTGTGGCACCGCTGGCAATACGTGGCGCCTCAGGCCGACAAGGATTTGTTCGTCGGGGTCATCGTGTACAGAGCCGACACGACGGTTCAAGTTAATTTCTTCTCAGCTTTCCAAGGCGGCGCGGATAGATTAGTTTCATATATGCAAGAAGTCTTCCCTGAGCTGGGGCTAGTGAGAGAAGACTGCACCGAGATGAGCTGGGTCGAATCCACCTTATTCAGCAACCAAATGCCGATCGATCCACTTGATGCTCTGCTCAACCGGATTCAACCCGGCCTCAGACAGCTCAAAGCCAAGTCGGATTATGTCCGAACAGCAGTTCCTTTGGAGGCGATTCAAGGCATGGTGAGCATGCTACGTGAACCAGAAGCGGACGAGACTATTTACTACATGGTTCCATACGGTGGAAGAATGGATGAGATATCAGAATCGGAGACTCCGTTTCCTCACAGAGCTGGTGCGCTCTACAAACTCGCCGGCTTAACCTACTGGCAAGACTCCGAGGCAGCAGATGCAGACAGATACGTAAGCTGGAGCCGCAAGTATTACGAATACATGACTCCTTACGTCTCGAGCTCGCCCAGGGAAGCGTATCTCAACTACAGAGATCTCGACATCGGAGTGAATAACGTTGTCGGTGAGACGAGTTACGAGCAAGCCAGCGTTTGGGGGAAGCCGTACTACAAGGATAATTTCGATCGTCTTGTTCGGGTTAAGACCGCCGTGGATCCGGATAATTTCTTCAGGAATGAACAGAGCATTCCGCCGGTGTGCAAGTCCGCCGCCGGTATTTAAGTTTGGGGGTTTAGATATTTTGTTCTGATTTAGTGTGAAAGCATGCtttgattattttgtttttgaATAAGGCTCGTTACTGAACCATTTGTAGTTGAAACAGcttaattttaattgtattggaatcattttttattgttatttaattctctttataatattttttatttcaagaaaATTTGTACTATTAAGAACTCTATGATTGTGATTCTATTTACACgttgattaaattaattaaatagtttataaaCTATTTTAAGGAGCTTTTATTAAACTGATCAGATCCATACACCCCTTTATTTGTTGAAGGCAACATACAAAACTAAATTGTCCACTTGtaaattttcatttcttttttttctttctaaagtACTAAAATATAGTAGTTTCAATAGTAATGATCAATCTCAATCTTTTTCTGAAAATGATTGAGTTTTACCTATGATTGAATGCATGAATACTTTTACTAGGACGGTATATATCAGTTGAGCTATTCGTAAATGGAATATCATTAAGCTCATGGTTCAAATTCGAAATTGTGACTATTCAGCTAGTTAGCTTGAGATAAACTAATTGTCGGTGTGAATaagtttaaaaatataattaaagaatattaataatttaatacgacttatatttttatatttaaatttgtacACATTGTCCGTGCATGAGGCGCTACTACTATTATATTAGTAAAACAAGCAAGTGTTctgtttttcaaaatttattacAACAATTAGACGTCGTTTCTATTTTCTCATGCAATCATATTTATGTCACGCAAGCATATTCATGTCCAATAAATTtgtgtgcaaaatgagaattgatcaaaagttaaaataatttatgtGAAATTAACCCTGTCATTTTTTGTAAGTTTCTCGCTTTGATGAAGAccgtattttttttaatatactacaaaaaggaatacgtgtcaagattcgtgggacggatggagtaaaaattaaaatcagaGCTACTTGCGCATGAGCGTAGCTTCATTGACTGATCGTTGGGGGTCAGTATTGGGCTGCTGCTCTGTCGATTTGccattgaaataataataaaaataataaaaaagaaaaagccgCCTCAATAAGTGCATCCAATTTAACAACATGCATCCGCCTTAACTACCTACttctatttttagaaaaatactATTATGTAATAGCCCGAAACCACAATATTATTTGagattatattattattatttcagttATTATAAAacatctaaaattttaaattatagagtcattaaaaatattttatgttgaGATTATGAAATAtatagtcgcgcccctagttagataaataaatttaaattacagattataattttaaatgtaaaagTTTTGAGCTCAAAAGATTGGGCTATGAACAAGTACATACTTGAACTCTTTGTTATTGGgctttatttttatatagattaaATTCTCTTGGGCCATAAATGAATATTTCTATAATTTCTTAATATTGGGCCTTATTAAATCACTCTTGTTGGGCTAAAAGAATAGAATGAGCCCATTAGTTTTTAGTACGAGATTTATACTAAATTATCACTATCAGCATTTCACTTCATCCTTATCGACTCTTAACTGCTACTCAGCCACGACTTCGAATTCTTGGGGAGAAAGTATTTTCCCTCAACCACAATTTCAGTATTTTTCTTGTCAGCCACACATTTAAAATTCCTGCTCAACCACGAATTTTATTTGACATTCTTGGGCAGCAAGCATAACATCTTCTATTTATAGCTCAATTCATCATCCCCAATTCGCTTTTTCCTCATCTGTTTCTCTTACACCATATAATCCATTTCCATCTCTCACTACAGAATCCAAGCTggtaattttaataacttttgcAAAGTTATTTCATTTCAGCATATCAATCATTTTCTTCATTATTTTTCCTTTGTACCAAAACCAAAAATTTCCAAAAGTTTGCTTTCAAATCCAAGCATGCTTACTTTTATTTTCCTGTTGCAtctgaataataataataaaaaaagaatatatatatatataatactcatTGCTAATTACatagaaaaggaaaaataggagAAGAAACTGGAAATGGGAGTTTGTGGCATAGAACAGGGGGAGGGACGGTGGAACGGAGCCGCCGTGCGCTGTTGCTGGCGGAGGGCGGCGGCCGGCGGACGGAAGCAGGGGCGGTGGCGGAAGGAGACAGGAGCAGGGCGGCGGTGCTATGGTCTCGACCGTGCGTCTCTGATCAGGAAGAGGGAGAAGGCGGCCTGACCGGCTTGTGCTGTCGACACGGCGGCGACAAGGGTGCCGCTGCTGTCGGCCAGGAGGAGGCGCTGGCAGGCGGCGAGGGTCGCCGGAAAAGAGGGAGGCGCGGTGTGGAGAGGGaccgagggagagagggagaggggaaAGGGGGGCTGCTGGAGAAGGGTGCGTGAGTGTGCTGGTGATTTGTGTGTGGAGTTTTAAATTAAGTTGGAGAGTAGTGGGCTTAGGGTCTCTTGATAAATGGATGTGGGAATGGGCTTTTAAAAGTGGGTTAATAATGttttgggcttgatttacttTTTATTGTGGGTTTGAAATGATTAGCCAATAAATTATGGTAGTAATAATTCttaatatgatttcaaattatgtattaagttaaatttattttacaagaaaatattttattatttaaactattaaaccAATGATTTCTACATTATCTTATAGAATAAATTCATaaagtttaaattattttatagattCAAATAGGcctttatattttgaatttatctgactaggtgcggcgcgactagaaCGTGGATTTTAAATTATCGCAGTTACGTTTCAAAGttcaagtttcaggtgtgggatttatttaaaTGCATGTTATGGTTTAttgttgtccattttaatattatgtgtttaccatatgtgagttaaattaaatatcgctaggggccagcataattggtccaggatggtaaagatccttggtatgccacaatgcgatataCATGTTAAACTTATGATTGCAATCATAGTCGCcaggggccagcataattggCCCAGGATGGtaaagatccttggtatgccacagtGCGACTTTCAATTATGAATGTTACATTGGAtcatatgtgttaccattttattaacgtggacaatgattgcatgttcccacactgagtgtattttatatgctcatcccatatttaacattttcaggtaatTAAAGTTGGAGACGCGTAGAGGATCGAATGGGCGCGTCAAGTAAACTTTTTGAAAAGGGTGTTATGTAGTAGTTGCACTTAATATATTATCAAATGTTTTGCTTGTATAGCTTTTGAGTCTCAAACTACTTTTGAGATTGATTTAACTTATCAAGTTTAATATTGTTATATTTTCTCTCGTGACTTGTCGtaattttaaattcaagttttatatCAAATAGTTTATTCGAGTATTCACTTCTTTTATGTTTGATAGAAacgattttcaaataaattaaaatctttgTTTTATGGTATTTCCGctgtaaaaaattatttaaattcgtaTTTAACACTTTatttagattagggtgttacaattATCTTCTAAATCCAGTGTGAATCATAGTGGCCAATCTTGTAACGATACAAAAGATAAtgggaaaataaaaagaaagaaagtgaGAAACAACATACGAAGACGatgaatattattatttcctTCGAATTGAATTCAtgagctcataaagtcaagAATTTAATCAATTACGTGTTTGATTGAGTCGAGATGATCAAAACGTTCTAGCTAGTTGTTGTTTGAAGATAGGTATAATTGATAGATTAGATTCTGATTTTTTTCGTGGCTTGTTTGGCTAGGCATTCTTTCTTTACTTTTTTCTCTAATACATCCCcactttaataaataattgacaGATTAGAGTTTAGCTCTTAAATGTTGACAGCTTATATGGATGATGCAGCGTAATTAATTAAGTTGCTAAAATGCTTTCATTTCAATCAGTAATTGAAGGTTTGAGTCAACCAGTATACATATATAAGTGTGAGTtgtaaatcataaaataatttttaactTCGTTActtataatttacataaataaCATTAGTATGCTATActtgatttatttatatttttttaaggacactgaatatatgtaaatttataattgatttttctataaaattgacatgataagaacattaaaaatcaCATAAAAGTGAGGCCGCATTGATCCAGTGCTTGAAGTTCAGGGAGGGAAATCCAATTGGATTTTCTCAATTGAtttctttctcaattgagaaataTTCATAGGCATCGACGGGAAATCCAATTGTATTTCTCAATTGATTTCTCCATGTAAAATTTTGATCCTTGCAAATTTGGATATGTAAGAAGTAAACTAACAGAACCTGCTTCATATAATGATTcacatatataaaagaaaatataatttgtaaCGTTTCATATATAAAAGAACAAGTTGTATACACATTATTCTGATACATCATTGTCTGTAATGAGAGGCTGCATCAACACCTGAATACAATAAACTTGCAACTAAAATGTGGATGTGAAGAAACTTCTTATTTCTTTGAAACATCTAAAGTTTATCACGGAATCTCAGACATGGCGCAGGTCTCATGTATCTTATAACAACACTTGGAGCATTCATATGCGCGATGTTCTTTCTTATAGTTTTCATACCTGAATTTGGACTTACAACAGTCGCAGCGATAACCTGCAAGTGTACTCTCTCGGACACCAGTGAGGGGGCAGTCATGGCATTTGAAACCAACACTACCACCAAACTTGACCCTAGAAAAACGACGATCCAGAAAGGGAATGCAGTTGACGTGAAGCCATTGCTCGCAGTCGTTGCAGCTGTAGTTCCAGCACCTTTTATCGATATCCTCTTCACAAACCTCACAAATTTGTTGGGTATCATCCCTAGTTGAAGTGGTTAGGTTGAGAGGGTGTGCATCAAATTTGTGGGTAATGGTAGTGGGAAGCAAAGCGCAGCGAGCATGTAGTTTTAGATGACGACAATTGCCGCACTCATACGACACTGTCCAGTATAAGCTGAGGTTGCAGCAGCTACACCTGCCGTAAGAGTAACGCGACATGTAAAGAATGTGCGTCTTCCCGTGAGAGGCGTGGGTGATTGAGGCAGGGGCGGATCTACATGGGTGCAAGGGGGTACAACtgtacccccaattttttttatttttttttactatatatatatatatatatatatacaaaaaatatataatacaatattttaataattataatatccaCATTAATTGTTTAACAGTTTACAGTTATTTGTTCTATTAGTTTGTTAAGTTTGTGTTATTTTTGTCTTATTTTCCtttctaattaataaatttttaatattgaatttgagtcaatcctcGAGTTAAagtaaattatgaactattaataatgaaattagtttttttttttattttaagataaaagAATTTTTCAAAAAGCGTATAGAAGTAGGTCTTTATATGTTTCTAATGTACTtgtcattcaattaaaattgcgaacaattatttactactccctccattccaacgaaagcggtgcgtatttatttttgagccgtcccaacgaaagtggtgcatttccttttttgataataattttacactacaaataatgtggccccacacacctttatacgattttacactacaattttattatctttaaatcccgtgtcgaaaagaagtgcaccgttttcgttgggacggagggagtatattaagtGACCGATTATAATTCTAAACCCATTAAGATTCTAGttggatataaaaattaattgacggaatgcttaaaaaaaattggctcgGGAGCTTCCGCCCGCGAACCCCCGTATGGATATTTTCAAACGTCGTACTTCAATAAAATTCGTCCCCCCTAATaacaaatcctggatccgccactagATTGAGGCAGGCATTAGTGCGCACAAAACATCCA
The genomic region above belongs to Salvia miltiorrhiza cultivar Shanhuang (shh) chromosome 5, IMPLAD_Smil_shh, whole genome shotgun sequence and contains:
- the LOC131024779 gene encoding tetrahydrocannabinolic acid synthase-like; this translates as MTTPSTSSVSSFLECFAQECENHSSITNVIYTPTNPSYTSVLQSTIRNTRFLSESTPKPQVIITPESETQIPPIIRCAKKCGLQIRTRSGGHDMEGLSYVAKVPFVIIDLVNLTEVTVDVEAKTAWVEAGATTGVVYYKIAEKTRTLGFPGAICTTVGVGGHYGGGGYGTLLRKYGLAGDNVIDARIVDANGDILDRESMGEDLFWAIRGGGAASFGVVTAWKIQLVDVPETVTVFSILRNVEEQNGAELWHRWQYVAPQADKDLFVGVIVYRADTTVQVNFFSAFQGGADRLVSYMQEVFPELGLVREDCTEMSWVESTLFSNQMPIDPLDALLNRIQPGLRQLKAKSDYVRTAVPLDAIQGMVSMLREPEADETIYYMVPYGGRMDEISESETPFPHRAGALYKLAGLTYWQDSEAADADRYISWSRKYYEYTTPYVSSSPREAYLNYRDLDIGVNNVVGETSYEQASVWGKPYYKDNFDRLVRVKTAVDPDNFFRNEQSIPPVCKSAAGI
- the LOC131024780 gene encoding berberine bridge enzyme-like 18, translating into MTTPSTSAVSSFLECFAQECENHSSITNVIYTPTNPSYTSILQSTIRNTRFLSESTPKPQVIITPESETQIPPIIRCAKKCGLEIRTRSGGHDMEGLSYVAKVPFVIIDLVNLTEVTVDVEAKTAWVEAGATTGVVYYKIAEKTRTLGFPGAICTTVGVGGHYGGGGYGTLLRKYGLAGDNVIDARIVDANGDILDRESMGEDLFWAIRGGGAASFGVVTSWKIQLVDVPETVTVFSILRNVEEQNGAELWHRWQYVAPQADKDLFVGVIVYRADTTVQVNFFSAFQGGADRLVSYMQEVFPELGLVREDCTEMSWVESTLFSNQMPIDPLDALLNRIQPGLRQLKAKSDYVRTAVPLEAIQGMVSMLREPEADETIYYMVPYGGRMDEISESETPFPHRAGALYKLAGLTYWQDSEAADADRYVSWSRKYYEYMTPYVSSSPREAYLNYRDLDIGVNNVVGETSYEQASVWGKPYYKDNFDRLVRVKTAVDPDNFFRNEQSIPPVCKSAAGI